In one Cloacibacillus porcorum genomic region, the following are encoded:
- a CDS encoding 4Fe-4S dicluster-binding protein: MYDKAAKLFEVPDIALPFMDMFLRTEELHLLEMMEPRNYSPDELLTLLRNFTEDPDNFIKEAYSRGVFNKAEDEGKVFFRPANFYTRLAFFTQYEPEVWAKIPAPERKKIDEWYVAQYMEKAKPRLETALKGEGLIENAFFFTLDETLALIDSIKCEPYMVPCNCKSVALNCEKPRNVCVLFKRGLNSEWDRGHGRPLTKEEAKEIIRLADKSGLMHTSEENAAICNCCGDCCYPIRASKRIGTQGIWPKQRYRIIWDEKKCVGCGKCAKVCNFGAFKNEGRKITFDEKDCWGCTICSSNCPVGAITIVKI; the protein is encoded by the coding sequence ATGTACGATAAGGCTGCAAAATTGTTCGAAGTGCCAGATATTGCCCTGCCGTTTATGGATATGTTCCTACGAACGGAAGAGCTCCATTTGCTTGAGATGATGGAGCCACGAAATTATTCTCCCGACGAACTTCTCACTTTGTTAAGAAATTTCACCGAAGACCCGGATAACTTCATCAAAGAGGCTTATTCACGCGGCGTTTTCAATAAAGCTGAGGATGAAGGGAAAGTATTTTTCCGTCCAGCCAATTTCTACACGAGGTTGGCATTTTTTACGCAGTACGAACCTGAGGTTTGGGCGAAGATACCCGCGCCCGAACGCAAGAAAATCGACGAATGGTATGTGGCACAGTATATGGAAAAGGCGAAGCCCCGCCTCGAAACCGCGCTGAAAGGGGAGGGGCTTATTGAAAACGCCTTCTTCTTTACCCTTGATGAGACACTTGCTCTGATAGATTCCATTAAATGCGAACCCTACATGGTCCCATGCAATTGCAAAAGCGTGGCGCTAAACTGTGAAAAGCCACGTAATGTCTGCGTCCTCTTTAAGAGAGGGCTCAATTCCGAATGGGACCGCGGGCACGGAAGGCCGCTGACAAAAGAAGAGGCAAAAGAGATCATCCGCCTAGCCGATAAAAGCGGCCTCATGCATACCTCTGAAGAAAATGCTGCGATATGCAACTGCTGCGGGGATTGCTGCTATCCGATCCGCGCTTCGAAGAGGATCGGCACACAGGGTATTTGGCCAAAACAAAGATACCGCATAATATGGGACGAGAAAAAATGTGTCGGATGCGGTAAGTGCGCAAAAGTCTGCAACTTCGGCGCTTTCAAAAATGAAGGGCGCAAAATCACGTTTGATGAAAAGGATTGTTGGGGCTGTACCATCTGTTCAAGTAACTGTCCGGTTGGCGCTATCACAATAGTAAAAATATAG